The genomic interval atattttttttactgtgcattttatgtatttagaTATGCTTACATACATAAATACCACAGTTGGTGAGTTTTACCAAATGGTTACCATAAATGTAACACTTAACTCTATTATAAtagcctatagtattcagtatagtaataCGTTATACAGGTTTGTCACCTAGGAGTGATGAGCTATTCggtatagcctaggtgtatagtggCTACTATATATCCCATCTAGATCTGTGTAAGTACACTCCAGGATGTtcccacaatgacaaaatcacttGACCGcacatttttcagaatgtatccGCATCGTTAAACAACACATGACTTTATAATGTTAGCTTTTTGTAGATGCTTTTTACCAAGTGGTTAAAGTTTCCTCTATTCTCGCTTTATAGAGAGCTTTTATCACGAATGGATATAGAAATGtgttaaatgtttattatgtatcaatatatAATGtaactttccttcttttgtttgttaACATGGTGGATTATTTTGATTGACTTTGTGACTTTGTGAGATTTAATCAGGcttgtttttctggaaataatCCCCCACTGGACATGggtcaattttgaaaaatatactgTAGAAGTCTATTTGTTAAGTAAGttatatgtatctttatatatatatgtatatatgtgtgtgtatgtatatatgcacacacactctctctctcctggtttTAGTATCAGTGTAATAAtagcttcaaaaaataaattgggaaatgttcttttactgttttctggaaaagatAGTGTGGAATTGctgttaactttttttaaaacacGTCAGAATTCTCCAATGAAACCATCTAAACCTAGAGATCTTTTTtggtagttttaaaattatgaattctattttcttaatgattaTAGAGTTCTTCAAATGATCTATTCCTGCGTGGTGAGTTGAGTTAGTTTGTGTTGCAGCGGGCACACtgcattttgtctattttgtctaagcTGTCTAATTTATGTGTGTGGAGTGGTTTGTAATATTCCTTGATTGTCCTTTGTGATGTGCGGTGTCTGTAGTGATATCGCCTGTTTCATTATGATACTTGAAATTTGtgtcttttccttttaatttctgcttgagtttgttaaattttattaatctCTTAACAGAGCTAtctctttgtttcattgatttaactattgtttttctcttttaaatgtgttttctgttcttatcttcATTAATCCCCACCCTCTACTTGCTTTCAGTTTattctgctcttctttttctaggttcCTGAGGTGGAAATCTATTGCTCACTCGAGacttttcctctttcctaatGCATGCATTTATTGCTCTAACTTTCCTTCTCAGCACTTTGATATGTCACAGTTTCATGTTTATCCAGTccaatgtacttttaaaattttccttgagACTTCTTCTTTGACCGAgagattatttagaagtgtgtttttaaatttccaagtgTTTGGGACTTTTCATATCTTTCTTATGCTGATTTCCAATTGGATTCCCTACAAtgatttctagttttcacctgctCTGGATGATTACTATCTCTTAAATTTGCTGTGGTGAATTTTAGGGCCTAGGATAGCTCTATCTCGCCATGTGTTTTGTCAGCACTCgaaaaaatatgtgtattctgctgttgtgtGGCATATTCTGTAAATGCCAAATAGATTCTTTTGGTTAGTGGCATTTTGAGTTGTTTTATATTCTTCctgattttttcccctctttttaaaaatatgaaatgtctCACAAAATTTTGTGTAATCTATATGCAGGAGCCATGTTAATCTTGTCTGCATCATTCTAATTTTAGAAAGTGCTGCCAAAGGCAACactccttgctgattttctgtctagttctatcaattattgaaaAAGGCATGAAGAAGTTTCTAACTATAATTGTAGATTCATCTATATCTCCTTTCAGTTctggcagttttctttttttaaaaaaaatcaatgagaatTTATTTAATTAAGCATGAAGTTACTTTCTCATTTATCTACAACCACAGTGAATACACCTCTTGGCATGAAGACACAGCCTTTAGAATTTAAAACCTCCCCACCTGCAAGATTGCATATATAAAACTCTCACTATTGTTGCTATAGTAGTGGATTAGTTCCCGAGATTAAAAGTTATATGATctagaatataataaaatggaaatgatttaCTCATAGATATGTatttaaatcatctttatttataaactactATACTAAGAACTATAATTCCATTAAACTTCAATTTGAGAAAAGTGTCATCACTTAAGTAACAGCCGTTACTTAAACTGAAAATGAGATCAGTCTAAATTACTTTTGAAGAGAGCAAAAATATTGTCAGGTTTCTTGCTGTGGTTCTGGTTGTTCAGTAGCAGGCTCCTTGGAAGGCAGAATCAACCCTGAAGGGAACTCGCTTCTACCTTCAGAATGTGGGGTTGGGGTAAAATCCAGGTCTTGGGTGAAGGTAAGGAGGAAAACCCCTCGGTGGATAGATGTTTCTCACTGCAAATGGAGCACGTGGTGGGCCTGGGAAATCCCTTGGTGGATAGTAATAACCTCGAGACACTCCAAACAtggttcctggaggaggtggggggaAAGGCGGTCCTCTTCTCATGAATGGGCCTCTTGTATTCACAGGAAACGATGGACCTCTGATTGCAGCCAGAGGTGGAGGAACAAAGCCGGTACCAGTTCCTTCATTTTCGGCAGGGAGAGATGAATCAGGCACATTTAAATTACCAGGATCATCTTCGGCATCATTTCTACTGGATTCCATTTCTGAAGGCATTGAGCCATCCATTTTATCCAAAGAAGGCATATTAAAACTTCTGAGTTCTGCTGGCCCAGACAGTCCATcagaattagaataaaatctGTCTTCCCTTTGTGGAGGAGGAGCTGAATCAGGATATGATTGTCCTGGTGGAGGAAACATCATCCTACGGTCGGGTTCCCATGGAGATGACAGGGACCCAGTGTCAGGAGGAGCCCTGTGAGGATCGGTTAACGTATCGCAGCCTGGTTCTTCTCTTTCATTGCTAATCTGATGGTCCAGAGGATTCCCTGGGCCTCTTGGACCTCTTCCTCCTGCCCCCGGAAGCACAGGTGCGGGTCTCAGTGGACCGTCCAACACAGTTTGAGGAAACAGAAAAGCTCTCGTTTCAGATGAAGGCTGACCCAATGGTGAGGGACCATATGGGGAATGCTCTCTGCCAAATGCTGTATTTGAAACATCAGGTGCACAAGgatctttttctaaaatttcaaatttaaactCTGTTTCCGTTAATTTTTGTCTGTTGTgagcattttctttccttaaatcattGAGGTTTCTTTCAGCAGTCTGAGCTGCCAACCAATTATCATGTCCTTTTTTCTCGTAGGAAATAGCCTGcctttgataaaaattaatagtTCTCTTCAATTTTTCTTCAAGATCTTTGGCTAGCTTTCCATAGGTCTCCAGCCCTTCAGTGGTGTGGCTGATCTCTTTTTGCACTTTAGAaagtttctcttcttcctgtatCCGGTAATTTTCCTCTACTGTCAATTTCCTGTggagtttcatttcattttcttgatagaaTTCGGTCATTATTTTAAGTTTCTGTTGAAGCTTCTGATTCTCATGTTCAAAATACATGTTTTCTGACTGCAAAGAGGCTTGTTGAGTCTGAAGATTTTTAATATGCTCTGTAAGTTCTTCCTTTGTTTTGTCAACTTCAGATAACTGAATAATAATGTGGTTTCTTTCTCCTTCGGAGGTtttcaaagaaacatttaacttaGCAGCATGAATCAGTTTCTTCAAAGCTCCTTTTGGAGGATCATCTAAGTAAGCACCATTTTCCGATTCACCATTCACTTCTAATTCCAAGTTATCACCATCCATTATGTCCTCTTCAAGCACAGCAGCCTGATCTTTCATGTTTAGCAAGCGTCCAGTCAGAGTCTTGAtgtgattttctttatcatttagaACTTGTTCTGCATGTGCTTTGGAGTCTTCGagtgttattttctgtttattaagtTTACTCACTTGTTCTTTCCATACTTCAGCTTCTTGCAAAAGCTGCTTCTGGCTTTCCAGAAGTTGAGAATTTTCATTCAAAGCATCTTTTATTGCTATCTCGCGTCGTTCTTCACTCATGTTAAATATCTTGCAGATGATTTTGGCTTCAGCTATTTGTGATTTGAGGGATTTTGACTCATCTTCTAGAGACTGTATCCTTTTTGAAATATCTGCCATCAATTCATCTTGTTGAGActgtttagatttctcttctttgaagTCTTTTTCTAGACAGAGGATTTCATCCTCAAGTTCAGAATTGGACCTGTTCAGCTTTTCACAGGTTGCCTCCAAACTTCGTGCTTCTGCTGCCGCCTTCTCAAAGCTGGCATCCTCTAAAGATGACTCTACTTCACAGGCTTCGTGCTCTTTTTGAATAAGGCTAAATTTTTCAAgtagtttacatttttcttcaattagTCCAGAAAGCGTTGCAGcaagttgtttttctcttcccaCATAAAGCCGACTCCTAACCGATCTAAAACCTGTCCACAGAAAAAGGAGAACAGCAAAAAATTCAACGACAGTTGCACATACCACCAGTTCCCACGGAAAACCATAAGGATTCGAATATGGTCTCCTACTTTTAGGCAGTGCTGCCAGAAGGGTACGTAGCTCCTCCAGGACCAGCCCCAGATAGGGCTGAGGCGTAACGCCGGGCTCCTCCATAGCGCCGAGGCTGCTCTGGGGTCTCCGCAGTAACACTGGCCACAACAAGCGGTGGAGAACACGCAGCCTGGGATCTGGAATCCGAATCCGCACGTGGCCACCAAGCGGAGCGGACCACTGCGGAGCCGGCTGCGGGGGGATCTGGGGATCGCGGGCACCCCACAGGCCTCACAGGCCCATGCTGCTGTCCCCTCATCCCCCCTGCCCCCTTGTTACACTTGACATCCTGAGGCAGTGCAGGTCCCAGCCTGACCCGCCTTTGTTCTGGCAGTTTTCACATGACATATTTTGCAGCTCTGTTGTTTGGTGAGtacacttttaaaattactgtCTTCTTCATGGATTAAACCTTTGATCATTATATAATCTCTCTgtttctggtaattttctttgctttatctGATATACATACAGGCACTCTTGCTTTCCTTGCATTAATGTTTGtgtaatatatctttttttcatccttttaatttGGCCTGCCCTGTATTGGCAAATTTCAAGTGAGTTTCTTGTTCACAGCATACAAGAAATATATACGAAAGAGTCATTcttttaaatacagttttctaTTATCTGTGTCTTGGTAGACCATTCATAATTAACCGAATTATGGATATTTTAGTGCATAAGCctgacattttttgttttctgtatcaattcttgtttctctgtttatttttcatgACTTCCTGTGGGctatttgaatatttgttttagaattccattttgttATTCATAGTGTTCatagtatatcttcttttttatagttttttaggTTGCCTTTTATAGCTTAGTATATATTCCTTTATGTATACATTATCACACTAAATTGGTGTCATTTGTATTCTAGTTTGAGTGAAGTATAGCAACCCTCTGTCATATTATGTCTCTTTACCCTCTCAAATTTGTAGTATAATTGTCTTACATACATTTAGAATAGCACTAGACAATGCTATGATTTTTGCTTGAAACATCAAACATAATTTAGGAAATTAGATTCTGTGAAAATAAAGTGAACATTTTAGAGCTGCCAGAAAGAAATCTGACACAACctgttttgtctttcattttttctttctttcctttatattgATCATAGATATTATGATGCCCTATCTATTAACTCCAATATCTGGATTAtctatgaatttgtttttaataactgatttatttctcatcagtctgtttttcttgcttttttgtagatttggtattttttttttaagtatgctGAATTTATGGCTAATATGATATTGAAATACTcaagaattttgaattttttatctgGGCAGAAGTTGTAATTACTTGTAGATCATCTTGCTGCTCTCAAGACCTAGTTTTAAGCTGTGTTACggtaatgatattttattttcctcttagaaCATATGCCTCACTCCTAGGATACTGTGCCTCTCCTAAGAGAATTTTTAGAATCCAAGTGAGTTTCTCAGTTGTTTACCAACATTTCCCCATCTGGCTGGATCTGAACTCCAGTAGCTTTCCAGGAAATTTTCAGTCCCTGATGATCTCTTCTGCTTTCTGTATGCCAGCTGTTGTTTTCTACTAGGTCTCCTCTCTTCTTAACCAGCTGTCACATAGCTAAGAAGTCACAGAAGGACCAAAATGGCATCTACACACCTATTTCTAGGTTCTTTCGCTCTCCCATATGGTACATTGACCCCCAATTCCAAACCAATTTAGCAGCTTTGAACTCTATTCATTGCTTCTTTTGGTTCCCAAGACCACTAACCCCTGGTTGGGTCGCATTTTCCTGTACCAACTGTCAGGAAGATGCCTTTCTGGAAAATCCTGGCAAATGTGGTACTAATCTCATGTGCCTCACCTTCCTTAAAGATCTCATACCTGACTTGCTACAACAATGTTCTTCAATgcctgctgatatggtttggctgtgacccTACCCagatcccatcttgaattgtggctcctataattcccacatgtaGCCTGCCCACCTGAACCATGCTtaggacctggtgagaggtaattgaatcatgggggcgggtctttcctgtgctgttcttgtggtagtgaataagtctcacgagatctgatggttttacaaaggggagctcccctgcacatgccctctctcttgtctgccatgtaagatgtgcctttgcttttcctttgccttccatcatgattgtgaggtctccccagccatgtggaactgtgagtccactaaacctctttgtttataaattacccagtcttgagtatgtctttattagcagcatgagaacagactaatgcacctgccaagattttttttctatattttgtccaGATTGTATAGTTTTTTATGGTGGGAGGGTGAATCTGACACAAGCTAGTTGGTGTCAAGTAGCCAAGTcacataataatttatttttaatgtaaagctATACAACCTTCTTTCTATacctaaatttttaattaaaatataataattaaaatgttactaaaaatttcttaatgattttattttatgggGAAAGAGACTCAGTCAGGAATGTGAAATATGGCCTACAAGTATTTCTCATTTTGCAGGACACTGtctgggtcttcctctcccatgGATGATCATTAGTGTGGTTTATCTTTATGCTTTGAGAAAACAAGTCTGTAGTATGTTACTGTAGTCTACTATATAAAGATACTCTTCAACTTATGATAGGATTATGAtccaataaacccatcataagttgataATATTGTAAGttgatgcctttttaaaaaaaatatagactcttgtcatgttgcccaggctggagtgcagtggctattctcAGGTGTGCTCATACTGCACTATATTCTCAAACTCTtcgagctcaaacaatcctcctgcctcagcttcctgagcagctgggtctGTAGGCACACACCCCTATACCTGGCTTGAAGATATGTTTAATaaacctaacctaccaaacatcatagcttatcCTAGCCCACCTTAACCATGCTCAGAACACTAACATTAGTCTACAGTTGGGCAGAATAATCTTACACAAAGCCTATATTATAGAAAACTgttgaatattttatgtaatttacttaatactgtactgaaaatgaaaagataatggTAGCATGAATACTTGaaatatggtttctactgaatacaTATCACTTTCCCACCATTGTACAGTTGAAAATCTTAAGTGAAACCATTGTAAGTTGGTGACTCTCTACATTTATTTTActactttccctttttcttttaataattgaaAGGCATAATAAGGTAAAACATTATTGCCTAAAAATACTCTGCTgctctggaaaataaaaaaggcagaagtttcaaagaaatcttTCAAGAGATATAAAACTCATATGAAAATGAGATAATTAAAGAATAACTATGTAATTATGCATGTTGTAAAATACAATTGGGGGGTGGGAAGAGAGACTGTAGATGCGCcatgaaaatgaaagcagaaataaagtagGAATGGAAACATTTATATAGGAGTTGTGAGATATAGTATCTTATTGTTGTTCAACACTAAATAGTTTTCAAGTCTAGCAGAGGACTTGGAAATTATAAGCTACTCAACAGTGAATCTCAGAGTTTtctccattcatctcacagttagtCTTATATAAATATACAGCTCTGTAATGATtatatgtatcaattttttttccagtcaagGAGTTTCCTTCCTCATGttcattttttctgaaaaaataccACTTGGTACTACATGATATGAATGGCTATGGTTGAATTGGTTACTTACAGTAATAGGCTAACATGTTGTTTTGgcaattaaacaataaaaaagatgttctttattAAGATATGAAtctatttcttaaagaaatgggTTCCATAGATTTCCATAGCATTAACCATGTTGGTAATTCAAATGACTCATCACTGAACAAAAATGCTCAACCTCAGAGACTGTCCTTGCacataaaaatttttcttattttcaggtGAGTATTGGCCAACTCATATCAAATATTGTTGATAGATTTGTTTTTTCGAGATGGCAATTAGAGGCTTTTAGCATGCCACagccacttggaaatagcaaGGCAGTGCATACAGATAAATTCTGTGAGCTctaattcaagaaggaaaatggagaTCCACTGGAATTGTGAAGAACGCTCCAGATCCCGAGGAGGAGAACGCCGGCAACCAGCCGCCATAATGCTGTCCAGCTGATACAAGTGAATGAAGTCCCAGCACATGAGAGGTAGAAGCTTCCCTCTGTGACTCATGTTTCCACTGGGGATCTGAGCAACCCAGGCTGAGAGAGAGCACTTTGTTTCTCTCAGATCCTGGAGCTAACTTCACGAGAGGCTTGGAGACACTGACAGAGACAGACACTGGAAAAAGCTACAGGCGTTTTCCCAGCCCCAGGACAGAGAACAGGACACCATTTTTAACTTGGGTGCATCTAAAGTCAGCCGTTCTTAAAAATGGAagttatttaattcaaaataatttagagGAAACATATGGTCATCTCTACTATGTTTGAGATTATTTTCAGTCCTAATCTggcaattatttaaaaaccaCATTTAGAAAGGATGGTCATCCTATTTAGCATAGAATTAAAATAGTGTCATGGGATAATAGATTCctaaaatcaattttattctaGAATACCTATATCGATTTCTGACTCTTCTAAAGACTCTAATAGATTCactaatttaaaagtatttacatTATCTGGTGGTTTATTTTTAGGGTAAACAACTTATAATTCCTAGACCTTTATGTTAGTtattaatttaatacatttatttacttttctttccatatGAGGAATTTTCTGACACCTGACAATTTTAGATCACAGGTCAAAGTTTCAAAAAGCTGATTCATAGTGGGACTAAAAAGGTTCATGTCTTACTTGAGAATATGACATTCATTTTCCtacttctttttgaaaattaaaaaaaggaaacatcatgTAAATGACTAAGAAACTAAAAGCTAAAGGTAAGCATTTTAATTATGTTAATATGTGAATAACTAACCATTTTCATGTTCATATATTGACCTACaacatattagaaataaaaaatgataagaaataaaCATTATACTTACCCATGGTTTTCATTTGGCAGTAATAGTCATGAATATTTCCCGTGTCAAAAATCTTCTTCTAAGACATTTGTTTGAGCATTGAGTGTTTTTTTCACTGTATAGATGTATTTAAACCTAGTGAATCTCATTTTCTGACAATTAGATTATGGATCATATCCATTTTGTTTATTATGGTATATTGTGGGGCTGTATATCTACTTTCATGTGTGTAATATGCATGTAATTATATATCTGTATAAGtacatatacattatgtatataaaatacacatagacACCCACATAAaatcagatattttaaattaaaagcttaGGATATattcctaggagtggaatttctaaGTGAAAGAGCACTCTTCATTTgcttgttaaaaaagaaataaagtcacataaaAGCagttgatcttttttctttttttttcccccagagggagtctcactctgtcacccaggctggagtgcaatggtgcgacctcagcccactgcagcctctgcctcccaggctcaagtgattctcgtgcctcagcctcccgagtagctgggattacaggtgcgggccaccacgcttggctaatttttgtatttttagtagagatagggtttcaccatgttggccaggctggtctcgaactcctgacctcaggtgatctgccagccctggcctcccgaagtgctgagattacaggggtgagccaccgtgccaggcccagttgatcttttttttttttttttttttttttttttttttttttttttttttttttaatgattaatagACGATTTATTTAGGCAGGAATACATATAGTCATCATTGCCAGACTTAACGTGAGAGCTGAAATGTTCGATCCAATTTTCCTTCCCGGataagtttttctttcctatccCTGTCAGTTTTGATAATACAATATAGGAAGATGAGGGGCCCGATTCCAAACAGAGCTCCCATGAGTGAGTTTTTAGGAGTGGGTCTGAAATTAGGATAGACATTTGTTGTTCTTGCATAGGTCCAACGAAGCAAGGCAGGATTTTCGATGAGCCCTCGGCGGTTGGGATCGTTGTACTGAAGCAGGTACTCTCGTTTCAGCGGGCCAGGCCACCGCTCTTTAAACCTCACCTTGGGGAGGAAACCTTTAAGTGGGAAAGGGTAGCTTGAGCTTCGCAGTTGATCTTTAAACCTCACCTGTTGGGAAGAAAACCTTTAGTGGGAAAGGGTAGCTGACTCAGCAGTTTTACCCTTGTGAACCTAGATTCCTTTGTATTTGTCCTACCTTGATGGGTACTTCTATTATTCTGGTTCCTGAGAGGTTTCCTCTTTAAATCTCTGACTCAAATTGGAAATAATCTGCTACCTTTTGCTTCTTCTTACCAT from Rhinopithecus roxellana isolate Shanxi Qingling chromosome 6, ASM756505v1, whole genome shotgun sequence carries:
- the LOC115898156 gene encoding NADH dehydrogenase [ubiquinone] 1 beta subcomplex subunit 4-like, yielding MSIREEILKSEVYDPQTVRFKDQLRSSSYPFPLKGFLPKVRFKERWPGPLKREYLLQYNDPNRRGLIENPALLRWTYARTTNVYPNFRPTPKNSLMGALFGIGPLIFLYCIIKTDRDRKEKLIREGKLDRTFQLSR